A single window of Blochmannia endosymbiont of Camponotus nipponensis DNA harbors:
- the rho gene encoding transcription termination factor Rho: MNLTKLKNIPVSELVHLGEGMGLENLARMRKQDIIFAIFKQHAKTGEDIFGDGVLEILQDGFGFLRSSDSSYLAGPDDIYVSPSQIRRFNLRTGDTISGKIRPPKEGERYFALLKVNDVNYDKPENARSKILFENLTPLHANSRLRMERGNGSTEDLTARVLDLASPIGRGQRGLIVAPPKAGKTILLQNIAQSISHNYPDCVLIVLLIDERPEEVTEMQRLVHGEVIASTFDEPASRHVQVSEMVIEKAKRLVEHKKDVIILLDSITRLARAYNTIVPSSGKVLTGGVDANALHRPKRFFGAARNMEEGGSLTIIATALIDTGSKMDEVIYEEFKGTGNMELHLSRKIAEKRVFPAIDYNRSGTRKEELLTTQDELQKIWILRKIIHPMSEIDAMEFMMNKLSMTKTNDEFFDMMKRC; the protein is encoded by the coding sequence ATGAATCTTACAAAATTAAAAAACATACCAGTCTCTGAGTTAGTGCATCTTGGAGAAGGCATGGGTCTGGAAAATTTAGCACGTATGCGTAAACAAGATATTATTTTTGCTATTTTTAAACAACATGCTAAAACTGGGGAAGATATTTTTGGTGATGGTGTCTTAGAAATATTGCAGGATGGTTTTGGATTTCTTAGGTCTAGTGATAGTTCTTATCTTGCTGGTCCAGATGACATTTATGTGTCTCCTAGTCAAATTCGTCGTTTTAACTTACGTACTGGAGATACTATTTCTGGTAAAATTAGACCTCCAAAAGAAGGTGAACGTTATTTTGCATTACTTAAAGTAAATGATGTGAATTATGATAAACCAGAAAATGCTCGTAGTAAGATTTTATTTGAAAATCTTACTCCATTACATGCTAATTCACGATTGCGTATGGAACGAGGCAATGGTTCTACGGAAGATTTGACCGCAAGAGTGTTGGATTTAGCATCACCTATTGGGCGTGGTCAGCGCGGATTAATTGTGGCGCCTCCTAAAGCTGGAAAAACTATACTTTTACAAAATATTGCACAAAGTATTAGTCATAATTATCCAGATTGTGTATTAATAGTACTTTTAATAGATGAACGTCCAGAAGAAGTTACCGAAATGCAACGTTTAGTGCATGGAGAGGTGATTGCATCTACCTTTGATGAACCAGCGTCTCGTCATGTGCAAGTATCTGAAATGGTTATTGAAAAAGCTAAACGACTTGTAGAACATAAAAAAGATGTTATTATTTTGTTAGATTCTATTACTCGATTGGCTAGAGCTTATAATACTATTGTGCCTTCATCTGGAAAAGTGTTAACAGGAGGAGTTGATGCAAATGCTTTGCATCGTCCGAAACGTTTTTTTGGGGCTGCTCGTAATATGGAAGAAGGAGGCAGTTTAACTATTATAGCTACTGCTTTAATAGATACTGGATCAAAAATGGATGAAGTAATTTATGAAGAATTCAAAGGTACTGGTAATATGGAATTACATTTGTCGAGAAAAATAGCTGAAAAGCGTGTTTTTCCAGCTATTGATTATAATCGATCTGGAACTAGAAAAGAGGAATTATTAACAACTCAAGATGAACTGCAAAAAATATGGATTTTACGCAAAATTATTCACCCAATGAGTGAAATTGATGCAATGGAGTTTATGATGAACAAATTATCTATGACTAAAACTAATGATGAATTCTTTGATATGATGAAACGTTGTTGA
- the hemD gene encoding uroporphyrinogen-III synthase, with translation MNILITRPSPYGEQLVNKLLSFGIFAYHLPLIYFSAGKTLSSLEQQLNLLSKGDFLCIVSQHAIKYAHRQLLNVGISWPTKLSYYAIGYTTSIKMYKLSGILVKYPIGQASSENLLRLPELMYSDGKRALILRGNNGRTILDDTLEKRGVLVSSCECYRRQLLQYNGEEESHKLLELNITTVVVTSGEILKQLYYLVPQFYRTSWLIQCKLVVVSPRLAKLAKYLGWKNIIIAQSAHNDVLTHVLIKNS, from the coding sequence ATGAACATTTTAATCACTCGTCCATCTCCGTATGGAGAACAATTGGTAAATAAGTTGCTTTCTTTTGGCATATTCGCGTATCATCTACCATTAATTTATTTTTCTGCCGGAAAAACACTATCATCATTAGAACAACAATTAAATTTACTTTCTAAAGGAGATTTTTTATGTATTGTATCACAGCACGCAATTAAATATGCTCACCGTCAGTTACTCAATGTAGGAATATCTTGGCCTACTAAATTATCATATTATGCTATTGGATATACAACTAGTATCAAGATGTATAAGTTGTCAGGAATTTTAGTAAAATATCCCATAGGCCAAGCGAGTAGTGAAAATTTATTACGACTACCTGAATTAATGTATAGTGATGGAAAACGTGCTCTGATTTTAAGAGGTAATAATGGACGCACCATTCTAGACGATACTCTTGAAAAAAGAGGAGTATTAGTTTCATCCTGCGAATGTTATCGTAGACAACTGTTACAGTATAACGGGGAAGAAGAATCGCATAAATTATTAGAATTAAATATTACAACTGTAGTAGTTACCTCGGGAGAGATACTGAAACAACTATATTATTTAGTTCCTCAATTTTATCGTACATCTTGGTTAATACAATGTAAACTAGTAGTGGTAAGCCCACGTTTAGCTAAATTAGCTAAATATCTAGGCTGGAAAAATATCATTATAGCACAATCAGCACATAACGATGTACTCACTCATGTCTTAATCAAAAATTCATAA
- the hemC gene encoding hydroxymethylbilane synthase, whose product MKTKILRIATRKSRLAICQAQYVYNELKRYHPTIQIELMPLITTGDKFINTDANNKIKKGSFIKELEHALVDSRADIAVHSMKDITVPLPKELILPILCKRNDPRDAFVSLKYSNINALPIGSIIGTSSLRRQCQIRAQRPDLIISNLRGNIDTRLKKLQYGQYDAIILAVAGLQRLKLNKYIRAHIDPSDLLPAMGQGAIAIECRLADSDILSLLSPLHHQETSLRVTAERAVTTYLESYCQLPIASYAEIEDDQIWLRALIGLPDGSKIIRTEGRAPLNQAEKLGFILAEDLLIRFKKNIF is encoded by the coding sequence ATGAAAACTAAAATTTTAAGAATTGCTACTCGAAAAAGCCGACTGGCTATTTGTCAGGCTCAATATGTTTATAACGAACTAAAACGTTACCATCCCACTATACAGATAGAACTAATGCCTCTTATAACAACAGGAGATAAATTTATAAATACTGATGCAAACAACAAAATTAAAAAAGGTTCATTTATTAAAGAATTAGAACATGCATTAGTAGATTCTCGTGCCGATATCGCTGTTCACTCTATGAAAGATATTACAGTTCCTTTACCAAAAGAATTAATTCTTCCAATTCTATGTAAACGCAATGACCCACGTGACGCTTTTGTTAGTTTAAAATATTCTAATATCAATGCATTACCTATTGGAAGTATAATAGGTACATCCAGTTTACGCAGACAATGTCAAATACGAGCACAGCGCCCAGATTTAATAATCAGCAATTTGCGAGGTAACATAGACACTAGATTAAAAAAATTACAATACGGACAATATGATGCAATAATTCTAGCTGTAGCCGGATTACAACGATTGAAGCTAAATAAATACATTCGTGCTCATATTGATCCATCTGATCTATTACCGGCTATGGGACAAGGCGCCATAGCCATTGAATGTCGTTTAGCTGACTCAGATATTTTATCATTATTATCACCTTTACATCATCAAGAAACTTCATTACGTGTTACAGCAGAACGTGCTGTTACTACTTATTTAGAAAGTTACTGTCAATTACCAATCGCTAGTTATGCTGAAATTGAAGATGATCAAATATGGTTACGAGCGCTTATTGGATTACCTGATGGCAGTAAAATTATTCGTACTGAAGGACGAGCACCTTTAAATCAAGCTGAAAAATTAGGCTTCATTCTTGCTGAAGATTTATTAATTAGATTTAAAAAGAACATATTTTAA
- the dapF gene encoding diaminopimelate epimerase, translating to MQFTKMNGLGNDFVIINGVTQSIHLTSEDIRYLSNRYYGIGFDQLLIVEPPYDPKIDFHCRIYNADGTEVNQCGNGIRCFAKFVYFKKLTNKRNIHISTRTHRMVLSIMADHRISVNMGSPIFDPKLIPFYTPQYQKIYILFLPTQIILCGVVSMGNPHCIILVEKIETTHVTLLGSALEDHHCFPERVNVSFMKIVNRNNIQLRVYERGVGETKACGTAACAAVAVGIQQGLLYESVDVNLPGGTLLVTWKGTNNPLYMIGSTSYVYDGNINL from the coding sequence ATGCAATTTACAAAAATGAATGGTTTGGGTAATGACTTTGTAATTATAAATGGCGTAACACAAAGTATACATCTTACCTCTGAGGATATTAGATATTTATCGAATCGATATTATGGAATTGGATTTGATCAATTATTAATAGTAGAACCTCCTTACGATCCAAAAATAGATTTTCATTGTCGAATTTATAATGCGGATGGAACAGAAGTGAATCAATGCGGCAATGGTATTCGTTGTTTTGCTAAATTTGTTTACTTTAAAAAATTGACTAATAAACGAAATATTCATATTAGTACTCGTACTCATCGTATGGTGTTATCTATAATGGCTGATCACCGTATATCTGTTAATATGGGATCACCAATATTTGATCCGAAACTTATTCCATTTTATACACCACAATATCAAAAAATTTATATTTTATTTTTGCCTACACAAATAATACTGTGTGGTGTAGTATCTATGGGTAATCCGCATTGTATTATTTTAGTAGAAAAAATAGAAACCACTCACGTTACTTTATTAGGATCAGCATTAGAAGATCATCATTGTTTTCCAGAACGAGTTAATGTAAGTTTTATGAAAATTGTTAATCGTAATAATATCCAATTAAGGGTATATGAGCGCGGTGTAGGAGAAACTAAAGCTTGTGGAACTGCTGCCTGCGCAGCGGTCGCTGTAGGTATTCAGCAGGGGTTATTGTATGAATCAGTGGATGTAAATTTACCTGGAGGTACTTTGTTGGTAACTTGGAAAGGTACAAATAATCCGTTATATATGATCGGATCAACATCGTATGTGTATGATGGAAATATTAATTTATAA
- the yigB gene encoding 5-amino-6-(5-phospho-D-ribitylamino)uracil phosphatase YigB — translation MYFYRVLNPFHAITLDLDNTLYNNYPIMNQAEEKSVLFLQQYHPALSKIRMRDYYQSRKILRLMEPDIYHDVNYWRWRSLKDTLLRAGLTKNEAQSGADSAMEIIIYWRNKIDVPLSTHETLSALSAKWPLIAITNGNANLISCGLQQYFQDVLRAGINGRAKPYKDMYYLASKRFGISCKNILHVGDDLQTDVRGAMYAGMQACWINQYNNLSQFCLIDAKLLPHLKISKLTSLTYLL, via the coding sequence ATGTATTTTTACCGTGTATTAAATCCTTTTCATGCTATAACCTTAGATTTAGATAATACGTTATATAATAATTATCCTATCATGAATCAGGCTGAAGAGAAATCAGTATTATTTTTACAACAGTATCATCCCGCATTATCAAAAATTCGAATGAGAGATTATTATCAATCACGTAAAATACTTCGATTGATGGAACCAGATATTTATCATGATGTAAATTATTGGCGTTGGAGATCTTTGAAGGACACTTTATTACGGGCAGGGTTAACTAAAAATGAAGCACAATCAGGTGCTGATTCTGCTATGGAAATTATTATATATTGGCGTAATAAGATTGATGTACCTCTTAGTACTCATGAAACCTTATCAGCATTAAGTGCTAAATGGCCATTAATTGCAATTACTAATGGTAATGCAAATCTTATTTCTTGTGGATTACAACAATATTTTCAAGATGTACTACGTGCTGGCATCAATGGTCGTGCTAAGCCTTACAAGGATATGTATTATTTAGCTTCCAAGCGTTTTGGAATATCTTGTAAAAATATTTTACATGTAGGAGATGACTTGCAGACAGATGTGAGAGGAGCAATGTATGCTGGAATGCAAGCTTGTTGGATCAATCAATATAATAATTTAAGTCAATTTTGTTTAATTGATGCAAAATTATTACCACATTTGAAAATTTCAAAATTAACATCCTTAACATATTTGTTATGA
- a CDS encoding UvrD-helicase domain-containing protein, with the protein MNVYSVLDTLNDKQQEAVTSNDKNILVVSGAGSGKTRVLVNRIVWLQLVKKYAPSSIIAITFTNKAASVMRDRVQSLIGIQKKNDIWISTFHGLANRLLRVHYVDANLPKDFQILDHGDQIRLLKQLIRSLNLNENKYSAHRAMHYINIKKNRISDIPPHNININRDAIEMVWCQIYQSYKDICNRSGLVDFNELLKRAYILCLNYPNILRYYQQRFINILVDEFQDTNQVQYAWLRLLSGNNNNLMIVGDDDQSIYGWRGAQVENFRRFLEDFSHVRIVILEQNYRSTSTILKAANALICKNNMRLKKNLWTLEDKGNAISVYCAVNVADEALFVANNLVNWRERHGDLNKCAVLYRNNFQSRLIEEMLLKKKIPYQIYGGMQFFERKEIKDILAYLKFIVNQSNDTAYMRIINTPNRGIGQSTVEMINTYANLNHLSLWNSSLYVSNKKIIKGGPAIALKKFITLIDSLKKQILTTTLSLHEQICYIIKSVGLRSIYDKNISAPTYRERMQNIEELIAMSKQYDDSLESTININPLQQFLSYISVEFEGHSSDAYSDAVQLMTLHSAKGLEFSQVFIIGLEEGIFPNYISLTSQSLLEEERRLMYVGITRAMHKLTISYSETRYIYGKERVVQSPSRFVNELPIDCLEIC; encoded by the coding sequence ATGAATGTTTATAGTGTGCTTGATACATTGAATGATAAACAACAAGAGGCGGTAACCTCTAATGATAAAAATATATTGGTGGTATCTGGAGCTGGTAGTGGAAAAACTCGAGTTTTAGTAAATCGTATTGTTTGGTTACAATTAGTAAAAAAATATGCACCATCCTCAATAATAGCGATTACTTTTACGAATAAAGCCGCTTCAGTAATGCGTGATCGTGTACAATCTTTAATTGGTATTCAAAAAAAAAATGATATATGGATTAGTACATTTCATGGATTAGCAAATCGTTTGTTACGTGTTCATTACGTGGATGCAAATTTACCAAAGGATTTTCAAATACTCGATCACGGCGATCAAATTCGACTTTTGAAACAGTTAATACGTTCACTTAACTTAAATGAGAATAAATATAGTGCACATCGAGCTATGCACTATATTAATATAAAAAAAAATAGAATTTCAGATATTCCTCCTCATAATATAAATATAAATCGTGATGCAATAGAAATGGTATGGTGTCAGATTTATCAGTCTTATAAAGATATATGTAATCGTTCTGGATTGGTAGATTTTAATGAATTATTAAAACGTGCATATATATTATGTTTAAATTATCCAAATATTTTACGTTATTATCAACAAAGATTTATTAATATTTTAGTAGATGAATTTCAAGATACTAATCAAGTTCAATATGCTTGGTTACGGCTATTATCAGGAAATAATAATAATTTAATGATTGTGGGGGATGATGATCAATCTATTTATGGTTGGAGAGGAGCGCAAGTAGAAAACTTTAGACGATTTTTAGAAGATTTTTCGCATGTACGGATTGTTATATTAGAGCAGAATTATCGTTCTACTAGTACTATCTTGAAAGCTGCTAATGCTCTTATTTGTAAAAATAACATGCGTTTAAAAAAAAATTTATGGACACTTGAAGATAAAGGGAATGCTATTTCCGTTTATTGTGCTGTTAATGTAGCAGATGAAGCTTTATTTGTAGCAAATAATCTAGTAAATTGGAGGGAAAGACATGGTGACTTGAATAAGTGTGCGGTTCTATATCGAAATAATTTTCAATCTCGTTTGATAGAAGAAATGTTATTAAAAAAAAAGATACCTTATCAAATATATGGAGGGATGCAATTTTTTGAGCGTAAAGAAATCAAGGATATTTTGGCTTATTTAAAATTTATAGTCAATCAAAGTAATGATACTGCTTATATGAGAATAATTAATACTCCTAATAGAGGGATTGGTCAAAGTACTGTAGAAATGATTAACACATACGCTAACTTAAATCATTTAAGTTTGTGGAACAGTAGTTTATATGTTTCAAACAAAAAGATCATTAAAGGCGGGCCTGCTATTGCTTTAAAAAAATTTATTACTTTAATAGATTCATTAAAAAAACAAATTTTAACTACAACATTGTCCTTACATGAACAAATTTGTTATATTATTAAGTCGGTTGGATTGCGGAGTATATATGATAAAAATATATCAGCACCAACATATCGTGAACGTATGCAAAATATTGAAGAGTTAATAGCAATGAGTAAGCAATATGATGATTCGTTAGAATCAACGATCAATATAAATCCATTACAACAGTTTTTATCATATATATCTGTAGAATTTGAAGGACACTCATCTGATGCATATTCGGATGCGGTGCAATTAATGACGCTGCATTCTGCAAAAGGATTAGAATTTTCTCAAGTGTTTATTATAGGATTAGAAGAGGGGATTTTTCCAAATTATATTTCTTTGACTAGTCAATCATTATTGGAAGAAGAGCGTAGATTGATGTATGTTGGCATCACACGTGCTATGCATAAATTAACAATTAGTTATTCAGAAACTCGTTACATCTATGGAAAAGAGAGGGTAGTTCAATCGCCATCTAGGTTTGTTAATGAATTACCAATAGATTGTTTAGAAATATGTTGA
- the corA gene encoding magnesium/cobalt transporter CorA produces the protein MYNIFQFKNNHLFRVDEKDKISFLNDIIWVDIIDSNDDEYSFIQNVLLHQKMKFFELKNINKIARFFRDKNGLHIRSFFFSYDGQKKINNSIVSFTIYNGCLFTLREEEFPVFCRYQQYLHNHLLINGNPYELLLNLFEVKLDDLANKIEHIYNTLEALSSVIMNGDQIDEYDHALSDLAILENIGWKIRVNLLDTERAIKFLIRKVKLSVAQQEYANDILSDITLLLPHNEYVFHQVSVLTQSAMGFINIEQNRIIKIFSVVFLPPTLIASSYGMNFEFMPELQWSFGYPSAIILMILAGLAPYIYFKYKNWL, from the coding sequence ATGTATAATATATTCCAATTTAAAAATAATCATTTATTTCGTGTTGATGAGAAAGATAAAATATCATTTTTAAATGATATTATTTGGGTTGATATAATAGATTCAAATGATGATGAATATAGTTTTATACAAAATGTATTGCTACACCAAAAAATGAAATTTTTTGAATTAAAAAATATTAACAAGATCGCACGTTTTTTTAGAGATAAAAATGGATTACATATTCGTTCTTTTTTCTTTTCATATGATGGCCAAAAAAAAATAAATAATTCCATTGTATCTTTTACCATTTATAATGGATGTCTCTTTACTTTACGTGAAGAAGAATTTCCAGTGTTCTGTAGGTATCAGCAATACTTGCATAATCATTTGTTAATTAATGGCAATCCTTATGAATTATTATTAAATTTGTTTGAAGTAAAGCTTGATGATTTAGCAAATAAGATAGAACATATTTATAATACTTTAGAAGCTTTAAGTTCTGTTATTATGAATGGAGACCAAATAGATGAATATGATCATGCTCTTTCTGATTTAGCTATATTAGAGAATATAGGTTGGAAAATTCGTGTTAATTTGTTAGATACTGAAAGAGCAATAAAATTTTTAATACGTAAAGTAAAATTATCTGTAGCACAACAAGAATACGCTAATGATATTTTAAGTGATATTACATTGTTATTACCGCATAATGAATATGTATTTCACCAAGTAAGTGTTTTAACTCAGTCAGCAATGGGTTTTATTAATATTGAGCAAAATAGAATTATAAAAATTTTTTCAGTTGTTTTTTTGCCTCCAACTTTAATAGCATCTAGTTACGGAATGAATTTTGAATTTATGCCGGAATTACAATGGTCGTTTGGTTATCCTAGCGCTATTATTTTAATGATTTTAGCAGGACTTGCTCCTTATATTTATTTTAAATATAAAAATTGGCTATGA
- the yigL gene encoding sugar/pyridoxal phosphate phosphatase YigL, translated as MFRIVASDLDGTLLTPDYRLTSFTKKILQLLTNRNIHFVFATGRHHINVMKIRENLKIDSYMITSNGARIHNSDGKLIASYNLDTDIVSDLLYIVHHDAQIITNVFYNDKLLMNKSILQPRWLTNGANFDVYQKNTLPLDGICKVYFTSNNYQRLLCLEKELNTRWEHRVNVSFSLPTCLEVMPEGVSKGHALEKVAKLLGCQLKDCISFGDGMNDQEMLSMAGKGCIMSNAQQRLKDTLPLLEIIGSNKYDAVSHYLQCIFFHN; from the coding sequence ATGTTTCGCATCGTTGCGTCTGATTTAGATGGAACTCTGCTAACACCAGACTACCGATTAACATCTTTTACTAAAAAAATTCTGCAATTATTAACCAATCGAAATATTCATTTTGTTTTTGCTACTGGTCGGCATCATATAAACGTCATGAAAATACGTGAAAACTTGAAAATTGACTCTTATATGATTACTTCTAATGGAGCAAGAATACACAATTCTGATGGAAAATTAATTGCTTCTTATAATTTAGACACAGACATTGTTTCTGACTTATTATATATAGTACATCATGATGCTCAGATTATTACTAATGTTTTTTATAATGATAAGTTGTTGATGAATAAGTCAATATTACAGCCACGTTGGCTGACTAATGGAGCTAATTTTGATGTTTATCAAAAGAATACATTACCTTTAGATGGTATTTGTAAAGTATATTTTACTAGTAATAATTATCAGCGATTATTGTGTTTAGAAAAAGAATTAAACACGCGATGGGAGCATCGCGTGAATGTTAGTTTTTCGCTTCCTACATGTCTTGAGGTAATGCCAGAAGGGGTTTCTAAAGGGCACGCTTTAGAGAAAGTGGCTAAATTATTAGGATGTCAACTTAAAGATTGTATTTCATTTGGTGATGGCATGAACGATCAAGAAATGTTGTCGATGGCAGGAAAGGGGTGTATTATGAGTAATGCTCAACAACGTCTAAAAGATACGCTTCCATTATTGGAAATTATTGGTAGCAATAAATATGATGCCGTTTCCCACTATTTACAATGTATTTTTTTTCATAATTAA
- a CDS encoding YhgN family NAAT transporter, translated as MNEMISATVLLFLIMDPIGNLPIFMSILKDLEPKRRQIIIIREMIIALLLMLGFLFVGEHILVFLNLHTETVSISGGIVLFLIAIKMIFPSEEGNNTGLSDGEEPFLVPLAIPLVAGPSILATLLLLSHQYPQQINCLILALIIAWGLSMLILMLSNIFSRLLGNKGISALERLMGLLLVMISTQMLLDGMHSYLCA; from the coding sequence ATGAATGAAATGATATCAGCTACAGTTCTATTATTTTTAATTATGGATCCTATCGGAAATTTACCGATTTTTATGTCGATACTAAAAGACTTAGAACCAAAAAGACGTCAAATTATAATAATTCGAGAGATGATAATTGCTTTATTATTAATGTTAGGTTTTTTATTTGTTGGTGAACATATTTTAGTATTTCTTAATCTACATACAGAAACAGTTTCAATTTCTGGAGGTATTGTGTTGTTTTTAATTGCTATAAAAATGATATTTCCTTCAGAAGAAGGAAATAACACGGGATTATCAGATGGAGAAGAACCTTTTTTAGTGCCACTTGCTATCCCTTTAGTTGCAGGTCCTTCGATTTTAGCAACATTATTATTGTTATCTCATCAATATCCCCAGCAAATCAATTGTTTAATTTTGGCATTAATTATTGCTTGGGGATTATCCATGTTAATTTTAATGTTATCTAATATATTTTCTCGTCTATTAGGCAATAAAGGTATCAGCGCATTAGAGAGATTAATGGGTTTGTTGTTAGTAATGATTTCTACCCAAATGTTACTTGATGGAATGCACAGTTATTTATGTGCATGA
- the asd gene encoding aspartate-semialdehyde dehydrogenase produces the protein MKNIGFVGWRGMVGSVLMNRMQEEHDFDYFHSTFLSTSQVGEDAPNIRGVQELFLQDAYNIELLHSLDIIVTCQGSSYSKIIYPKLRKIGWTGYWIDSASLLRMNDDAIIVLDPVNQVFIEQSINNGIKTFVGGNCTVSLMLMSLGGLFAHNLIEWVFSSTYQAASGYGARAMRELLIQMGQVYNLVIDFLKSPVMAILDIEHMITKFSKTDSLLVDCFKVPLVGSVIPWIGNDACDGQTQEEWKGQSETNKILNTSEIITVDSLCVRVSSLRCHSQSFVLKLKKDICLMEIEEILQSHNEWVEVIPNDIVQTLGRLTPVMVSGTLKIPIGRLRKLNVSNKYISAFSVGDQLLWGAAEPLRRIIRQLV, from the coding sequence ATGAAAAATATTGGGTTTGTTGGTTGGAGAGGTATGGTAGGTTCAGTGCTAATGAATCGTATGCAAGAAGAACATGATTTTGATTATTTTCATTCCACTTTTCTTTCTACATCTCAAGTAGGAGAAGATGCGCCAAATATTCGAGGGGTACAAGAATTATTTTTACAAGATGCTTATAATATTGAACTTCTTCATTCTTTAGATATTATTGTTACATGTCAGGGCAGTTCATATAGTAAAATTATTTACCCAAAACTAAGAAAAATTGGTTGGACAGGATATTGGATTGATAGCGCTTCGCTCTTAAGAATGAATGATGATGCGATTATTGTTTTGGATCCTGTGAATCAAGTATTTATAGAACAAAGTATAAATAATGGCATTAAAACTTTTGTAGGTGGTAATTGTACTGTAAGTTTAATGTTAATGTCTTTAGGTGGGCTATTTGCTCACAATTTGATCGAATGGGTTTTTTCCTCTACCTATCAAGCAGCTTCTGGATATGGAGCACGTGCTATGCGTGAGTTATTGATACAAATGGGTCAAGTGTACAATTTGGTAATTGATTTTTTAAAATCTCCTGTAATGGCTATTTTAGATATTGAACATATGATTACTAAATTTAGTAAAACTGATTCTTTATTAGTAGATTGTTTTAAAGTTCCCTTAGTAGGTAGTGTCATTCCGTGGATTGGTAATGATGCGTGTGATGGTCAAACTCAAGAAGAATGGAAAGGCCAATCAGAAACTAACAAAATTCTCAATACTTCTGAAATTATAACAGTGGATAGTTTATGTGTACGTGTTAGCTCATTACGTTGTCATAGTCAATCATTTGTCTTAAAACTTAAGAAAGATATTTGTCTGATGGAAATAGAAGAAATACTTCAATCTCATAATGAATGGGTAGAAGTAATACCAAATGATATTGTACAAACATTAGGAAGATTAACTCCTGTTATGGTATCTGGAACACTAAAGATACCTATTGGCCGGTTACGTAAATTGAATGTAAGTAATAAATACATTTCAGCTTTTAGCGTGGGTGATCAATTACTATGGGGAGCAGCTGAACCATTACGAAGAATAATACGTCAATTGGTATAA